The Lachnospiraceae bacterium oral taxon 500 genome window below encodes:
- a CDS encoding sugar ABC transporter permease translates to MREKQGSAKTKQRITDAVVHIFLTLLSIVWLFPVFWIVLLSFRVQKGQYIDSFWPSAYTLANYQKLFFETDVFNFPRWFVNTLIVSVFSCLVSTFFVLAVSYGMSRLRFKLRRPFLNIALVLGMFPGFFSMIAVYYILKALGLTEGPRIYLALVMAYSGTAGLGFYISKGFFDTIPKALDEAAMIDGATKWQIFTKVTIPLSKPIVVYTLLSAFMAPWLDFVFAKVIIGPSQDYYTVAVGLYTMLTKENIINWYAPFAAGAVCISIPIAALFLYLQSFYAEGMSGAVKG, encoded by the coding sequence ATGAGAGAAAAGCAAGGCTCTGCCAAAACCAAACAGAGAATTACCGATGCGGTGGTGCATATCTTTTTAACATTATTGTCGATTGTTTGGCTTTTTCCGGTGTTCTGGATTGTGCTTTTGTCCTTCCGGGTGCAAAAGGGACAGTATATCGACTCGTTTTGGCCAAGCGCCTATACCTTGGCCAATTACCAAAAGCTGTTTTTTGAAACCGATGTTTTCAATTTTCCCAGATGGTTTGTCAACACGCTGATTGTGTCGGTGTTTTCCTGTCTGGTATCAACCTTTTTTGTGCTGGCGGTGTCCTACGGTATGTCGCGCCTGCGCTTTAAGCTGCGGCGGCCGTTTTTGAACATCGCACTGGTACTGGGAATGTTCCCGGGATTTTTCTCGATGATAGCGGTTTACTATATTTTAAAAGCGCTTGGACTGACGGAAGGGCCGCGGATTTACTTGGCCTTGGTGATGGCATATTCCGGAACGGCCGGCTTGGGCTTTTACATTTCCAAGGGATTTTTTGATACGATTCCCAAAGCGCTGGATGAAGCGGCGATGATTGACGGTGCCACCAAATGGCAAATCTTTACCAAAGTGACGATTCCGCTGTCTAAACCGATTGTGGTGTATACACTGCTCAGTGCTTTTATGGCGCCGTGGCTGGATTTCGTTTTTGCCAAGGTCATTATCGGGCCGAGTCAGGACTACTACACGGTAGCGGTTGGACTTTATACCATGCTGACCAAGGAAAATATCATCAACTGGTATGCGCCCTTTGCGGCTGGTGCG